The genomic segment TTTTTAATAATGCTGCTCAAGTCTGGAATCATACCTTTTATTGGCATTGTATGACACCAGCAGCATCAAAAAATAAATTAAAAGGACCTTTAGAGGAGGCTATCAAGCAATACTTTGAATCTGTCGACAAATTTAAGGAAGCTTTTGTTAAAGCTGCTATCGCTCAATTTGGTTCAGGATGGGCTTGGTTAATAAAAGATGATGAGCAAGGATTGAAGATAGTAACTACCGGCAATGCAGAAACCCCGATACGTGATGGAAAATCCTGCTTATTCACATGTGATGTATGGGAGCATGCTTACTATATTGACTACCGCAATGCTCGCCCAAAATATTTAGAAAAATTTTGGGAAATAGTGAATTGGGGTTTTATTGCCGAAAATTTTGAAAAATAACAAGAAAGTAGAAAAATGAATAAAACATCGGCTTTGATGCCTATTTACCCAAATCGATTACCTATTGCCTT from the Rickettsiella endosymbiont of Aleochara curtula genome contains:
- a CDS encoding superoxide dismutase codes for the protein MKHELPPLPYALDALDPVISKETLEYHYGKHHKAYVDKLNELIPGTEFESLPLENIIKKAPKGPIFNNAAQVWNHTFYWHCMTPAASKNKLKGPLEEAIKQYFESVDKFKEAFVKAAIAQFGSGWAWLIKDDEQGLKIVTTGNAETPIRDGKSCLFTCDVWEHAYYIDYRNARPKYLEKFWEIVNWGFIAENFEK